AACGGGAGATCTGCTTCCGAATAATATAACCTCCGATGCAAATACTTCCACCTCTATTGATGAGTACAATAAATTGGTTTTGGAACGCAATCGTATTTTAAAGAGCTCTACGCCAAATAACCCGGTTGTGATTTCATTGGATGAAAAAATTGTTTCGCTGAAAGCTGGAGTTGATGAAAGTTTGTCAAGAATGCAATCGGCTCTGATGATCAAAAAAACAGATTTGGACAGACAGGAAGGTTTACTGGGTGGTCGTATTTCACAGATTCCGAGACAGGAAAGAGAATTCCGAATTTTACAACGCCAACAGCAAATCAAAGAGTCTCTTTATCTTTATTTATTGCAGAAAAGAGAAGAAACAGCTATTTCACTGGCTGTAACAGCACCCAATGCAAAAGTTGTTGATGCTGCAAATGCATCTGATATTCCTGTTTCTCCAAAGAAAAGTATTATTTATTTAGGGGCATTAATTATAGGATTATTACTGCCATTTGGAGTTATCTATTTTATTGATTTACTCGATACCAAAGTAAAAACGAGACAAGATATCGAGGAACGAATCAAAGCGCCGTTTTTGGGTGATATCCCGCAATCACTTTCTGCTAATGAGTTAATTAATGCCACCAGCAGAAGTGGTGCTGCAGAAGCCTTGCGAATCGCCAAAACAAACCTGGAGTTTATGTTGAATCATGTTCCGGACGGACAGGCCAAAACTATTTTTCTGACCTCTACTTTCCCGAAAGAAGGGAAAACATTTGTGACGGCTAATATGGCAGCTACAATTGCACTATCAGGAAAAAAAGTATTGTTAATCGGTATGGATATCCGTAATCCAAGATTGGATGATTATATTCCAATACCAGCAAAAGGACTAACAAATTACCTCTCCACAAAAGATGATTCTATCAAGAATTATATAATTAAGCATGAAGGGTTTGAAGAGTTCTATGTACTGCCTTCAGGAGTTATTCCTCCTAATCCTGCTGAGTTACTGATGAGTAAAAAAGTCAATTCTCTTTTTGAGGAACTTAAGAAAGAATACGATTATATTATTGTAGATACTGCTCCGGTTAGCTTAGTGACGGATACCATGTTGGTTGCTCATCTGGCAGATGTATTTATATATGTAGTGAGAGCAAATTATCTGGATAAACGTATGTTAGGTGTGCCGCAAATCATCTATAAAGAAAAGAAATTGCCAAACATGTGTATGTTGTTAAATGATACAGATACAACTAAAGGCTATGGTTATGGTTATGGCTATGGTGCAGATGTTGAAGACGATAGACCTTGGTGGAGAAAACTGTTAAGCAGATAGACCTGCTGAATTTTAATAAAAAAGCCCTTATTAATAAGGGCTTTTTTATTGGAAGTGTCCCGTCCTGAAATAAGTTGACACAAAATCGACTTATTATGAAAGACACAACAACAACGCGAGTTAAGCGTACTCAAAAGGATTATAATATGGCTTTTAAATTAGCTGTAGTTTCCCGAGTTGAACAAGGCGAAATGACCTATAAACAGGCTCAAACTGTTTACGGTATCCAAGGCAGAAGTACTGTTTTGGTTTGGCTGCGAAAATATGGTAACTTAGACTGGAGTAAACCAAATCTGTTATTTATGTCTAAATCTAAAGAAACCCCGGCTCAGATTATTAAACGATTAGAGAAAGAACTGGCAGGTGAGAAACTTCGAAATAAGATTCTCAATACGATGATCGACATTTCTGATAGTCAGTACGGAACCCAGATCCGAAAAAAGTTTTCTCCCAAACCATCTTCCGACTCCGGGAAGGAGCAGGAATAAGTTTGTCCAAAAGTTGCCGATTGTTTGGGATAAGTAGGCAAGCTATATATCAGGAACAAAAAAGAATCCTCGATCGGGAATCTGAGTTACTCAAAGTAAAGCATCTGGTTCTTTCTTTGCGATTGGAAATGCCACGTATAGGGACACGTAAACTATATTACCTACTTTCGAAGCAATTTGATCAACAGGGTGTAA
This region of Flavobacterium inviolabile genomic DNA includes:
- a CDS encoding GumC family protein — translated: MNQEFNNFEEQNENNFSIREQIDKYLIHWRWFVLGVILSLVAAFLYLRYYTSPSYKAVSTILVKDDKKGGIASELAAFSDIGMLTGAKSSVDNEVEILKSRTLVENVIQRLDLNVFYIAEGRVKSSFLYKESPIEIVFTNKSKDFYLRNFTYTIENKSNKRFFIYDDKENKLGEYSYGSEVKTKFGTLIVNKKLENLIDAEGKSNSNNPFVVHVKIVSLSKVTENFKSKLIVNPLSKNTSVIELSLTDPVKERAEDFLNALVRIYNEDAIADKNFISENTSRFISQRLELITDELDGVEKNVEGYKKQNKITDITSEAGLFLENASQYEKNVVETETRLKVVASMKEFLKNSKTGDLLPNNITSDANTSTSIDEYNKLVLERNRILKSSTPNNPVVISLDEKIVSLKAGVDESLSRMQSALMIKKTDLDRQEGLLGGRISQIPRQEREFRILQRQQQIKESLYLYLLQKREETAISLAVTAPNAKVVDAANASDIPVSPKKSIIYLGALIIGLLLPFGVIYFIDLLDTKVKTRQDIEERIKAPFLGDIPQSLSANELINATSRSGAAEALRIAKTNLEFMLNHVPDGQAKTIFLTSTFPKEGKTFVTANMAATIALSGKKVLLIGMDIRNPRLDDYIPIPAKGLTNYLSTKDDSIKNYIIKHEGFEEFYVLPSGVIPPNPAELLMSKKVNSLFEELKKEYDYIIVDTAPVSLVTDTMLVAHLADVFIYVVRANYLDKRMLGVPQIIYKEKKLPNMCMLLNDTDTTKGYGYGYGYGADVEDDRPWWRKLLSR